Proteins found in one Hirundo rustica isolate bHirRus1 chromosome Z, bHirRus1.pri.v3, whole genome shotgun sequence genomic segment:
- the LOC120765936 gene encoding putative P2Y purinoceptor 10 — protein MESNASSGNCSDPQMSFQSTLYATTYTLIFIPGLLANSAALWVLCRFLSRKSKAVIFMINLAVADLAHVLSLPLRTYYYINHTWPFGSFLCQVCFYLKYLNMYASICFLSCISVQRYLFLLHPFRAKGWKRRYDVAISALVWLVVGAACLPLIIVRSPALSSSINSCFSDLGVKQLSPGAAIALVTVAELFGFVIPFGTIAWCTWRMWHSLRDGPTALQDAGEKRKALRMVLMCAAVFFICFTPYHINFPFFMMVIENVIRDCAVHRSTLRFHPISLCLASLNCCLDPVLYYFMTSEFQAQLLRHGCVALRARLPPRRSSASGTDTAHDIRVRKRNLPRLKFWSLPKFFGQINSMDIPTVPPDELLLESIS, from the coding sequence ATGGAGAGCAACGCGTCCTCCGGGAACTGTTCCGACCCCCAGATGTCCTTCCAGTCCACCCTCTACGCCACCACCTACACCCTCATCTTCATCCCGGGGCTCCTGGCCAACAGCGCTGCCCTGTGGGTCCTGTGCCGCTTCCtcagcaggaagagcaaagcCGTCATCTTCATGATCAACCTGGCCGTGGCCGACCTGGCCCACGTCCTCTCGCTGCCCCTGCGGACCTACTACTACATCAACCACACCTGGCCCTTCGGGAGCTTCCTGTGCCAGGTGTGCTTCTACCTGAAGTACCTCAACATGTACGCCAGCATCTGCTTCCTCAGCTGCATCAGCGTCCAGCGGtacctgttcctgctgcaccccTTCCGAGCCAAGGGCTGGAAGCGCCGCTACGACGTGGCCATCAGCGCCCTGGTCTGGCTCGTCGTGGGGGCCGCCTGCCTGCCCCTCATCATCGTCAggagcccagccctgtccagctccATCAACAGCTGCTTCTCGGACCTGGGCGTGAAGCAGCTCAGCCCGGGGGCCGCCATCGCGCTGGTGACGGTGGCGGAGCTGTTCGGCTTCGTCATCCCCTTCGGCACCATCGCCTGGTGCACGTGGAGGATGTGGCATTCCCTGCGGGACGGCCCCACGGCGCTGCAGGACGCCGGCGAGAAGCGGAAGGCGCTGAGGATGGTGCTCATGTGCGCCGCCGTCTTCTTCATCTGCTTCACCCCCTACCACATCAACTTCCCCTTCTTCATGATGGTGATTGAGAACGTCATCCGGGACTGCGCCGTGCACCGGAGCACGCTGCGCTTCCACCCCATCTCCCTGTGCCTGGCCAGCCTCAACTGCTGCCTGGACCCCGTCCTCTACTACTTCATGACCTCCGAGTTCCAGGCGCAGCTGCTGCGCCACGGCTGCGTGGCGCTGAGAGCCCGGCTCCCGCCCCGCCGGAGCAGCGCCTCCGGCACCGACACCGCCCACGACATCCGCGTCAGGAAGAGGAATCTCCCTCGCCTCAAGTTCTGGTCTCTTCCCAAGTTCTTCGGCCAAATAAACAGCATGGACATCCCCACCGTGCCTCCcgatgagctgctgctggagtccaTCTCCTGA